Proteins from one Nakamurella multipartita DSM 44233 genomic window:
- a CDS encoding histone-like nucleoid-structuring protein Lsr2 produces the protein MAKQTVTTMVDDIDGSTDDVITCAFGLGNSQFEIDLNAAHREELESVLAKFIDAAREVGGGRTLRSRQTTKRVERSDREQTQAIRQWAKDNGFEVSERGRISKSVVDAFEAAH, from the coding sequence ATGGCAAAGCAAACCGTCACCACCATGGTGGACGATATCGATGGTTCGACCGACGACGTGATCACCTGTGCGTTCGGGCTGGGCAATTCTCAATTCGAGATCGATCTGAACGCCGCTCACCGCGAGGAACTGGAATCGGTACTGGCCAAGTTCATCGACGCCGCGCGCGAGGTGGGTGGCGGCCGCACCCTGCGTTCGCGCCAGACGACCAAGCGCGTCGAGCGTTCCGACCGGGAGCAGACGCAGGCGATCCGTCAGTGGGCGAAGGACAACGGGTTCGAGGTGTCCGAGCGTGGGCGCATCTCCAAGAGCGTGGTCGATGCCTTCGAGGCCGCCCACTGA
- a CDS encoding ATP-binding protein has translation MQIDTSAAVSVTNSLGVASTTMTLDPEGMAHLTQVLTNLYADKHLAVLREYSTNALDSHVAAGTTAPVEVTLPTALNPTLVITDHGVGLSRDEIVNVYARYGASTKRGTNTQIGSFGLGAKSAFTIGGQFVVTATKDGRRTVAVFALDNHGVGTVNILAETETVDANGVTVSIAVGDHRQMQDAAEKFFRSWRPGTVLVDGSEPESLYTDGMWLGNDVLHTRRGGITVVMGSVAYPLPASAVHAVRERAGGTWHVHDGRPGLTVFLPIGSVDITPSREAVRDTSRSIDTVAAALRNLPERFEREAHRRTAAATCAAMAVLSTIPLRRAAEWTGVHGLSTAQWRGRPISDLGPAELGSHATFYGKTSRGALSTNTLDKLSVATLDQVTVLVGVPKGRSARRHAKAWVADNRVRLLVQFGDGHDLSGRVDWLTWGDDSPLDTVRFEDIELPSEPDRPRTQTSYDVQLVGGNGQATMTADQVNSAEHPLAYTDDHLPTYAIRSIEFRRALDGYLVIHLRSGQSTAALRRRVPRAVRADDLSRRWVDDRFAALGSLDDLVAAMREHNAVKAAISALGKSRADRITHPTYHRAVTAAASFTSLDPETRELIQRHAGRVPHRGLPALHRDLPLLVRAANFQYDENALDHLVLYANAIAPNPFGAARPGRT, from the coding sequence ATGCAGATCGACACCTCGGCCGCCGTGTCCGTCACCAACTCGCTGGGCGTGGCGTCCACCACGATGACCCTGGACCCGGAGGGCATGGCGCACCTGACCCAGGTGCTGACCAACCTGTACGCCGACAAGCACCTGGCGGTGCTGCGCGAATACTCGACCAACGCGCTCGACTCGCACGTCGCGGCCGGCACCACCGCCCCCGTCGAGGTCACCCTGCCCACCGCGCTGAACCCGACCCTGGTCATCACCGACCACGGCGTCGGCCTGTCCCGGGACGAGATCGTCAACGTCTACGCCCGGTACGGCGCATCCACCAAGCGCGGCACCAACACCCAGATCGGGTCGTTCGGGTTGGGCGCCAAGTCCGCGTTCACCATCGGCGGACAGTTCGTCGTGACCGCCACCAAGGACGGACGACGCACCGTCGCAGTCTTCGCGCTGGACAACCACGGAGTCGGGACGGTCAACATCCTGGCCGAGACCGAAACGGTCGACGCCAACGGCGTCACCGTGTCCATCGCGGTCGGCGACCACCGGCAGATGCAGGACGCCGCCGAGAAGTTCTTCCGCTCCTGGCGGCCCGGCACCGTCCTGGTCGACGGCTCCGAACCCGAATCCCTCTACACCGATGGAATGTGGCTCGGCAACGACGTGCTGCACACCCGCCGGGGCGGCATCACCGTCGTGATGGGCAGCGTCGCCTACCCCCTCCCGGCGTCGGCAGTGCACGCCGTGCGCGAGCGGGCCGGCGGAACCTGGCACGTCCACGACGGGCGGCCCGGCCTGACGGTGTTCCTGCCGATCGGTTCGGTCGACATCACCCCCTCCCGGGAGGCCGTTCGCGACACGTCACGGTCCATCGACACGGTCGCGGCGGCTCTGCGGAATCTGCCCGAACGATTCGAGAGGGAGGCCCACCGGCGCACCGCGGCCGCCACCTGCGCGGCGATGGCCGTGCTGTCCACCATTCCGCTCCGCCGCGCGGCCGAATGGACCGGCGTTCACGGACTGTCCACCGCCCAGTGGCGTGGTCGGCCGATCAGTGACCTCGGGCCGGCCGAACTCGGGTCGCACGCCACGTTCTACGGCAAGACCTCCCGTGGGGCGTTGAGCACCAACACGCTGGACAAGCTCAGCGTCGCCACCCTCGATCAGGTCACCGTGCTGGTGGGCGTCCCGAAGGGCCGGTCCGCCAGGCGGCACGCGAAGGCCTGGGTCGCGGACAATCGCGTGCGATTGCTGGTGCAGTTCGGCGACGGTCACGACCTGAGCGGCCGGGTCGACTGGCTGACCTGGGGCGACGACAGCCCCCTTGACACGGTTCGCTTCGAGGACATCGAGCTACCGTCCGAGCCGGACCGGCCACGCACCCAGACCAGCTACGACGTGCAACTCGTGGGCGGGAACGGGCAGGCCACCATGACCGCCGACCAGGTGAACTCCGCCGAACACCCCCTGGCCTACACCGACGATCACCTGCCCACCTACGCCATCCGATCCATCGAATTCCGCCGCGCCCTGGACGGCTACCTGGTGATCCACCTGCGCAGCGGCCAATCCACCGCCGCCCTGCGCCGCCGAGTTCCCCGGGCGGTCCGCGCCGACGACCTGTCCCGCCGATGGGTCGACGACCGGTTCGCCGCACTCGGCAGCCTCGATGATCTGGTCGCCGCCATGCGCGAGCACAACGCCGTCAAGGCCGCGATCTCCGCCCTCGGCAAGAGCCGGGCCGACCGCATCACGCACCCGACCTACCACCGCGCCGTCACCGCCGCCGCCTCGTTCACGTCCCTGGACCCCGAGACCCGCGAACTGATCCAGAGGCACGCCGGCCGCGTCCCCCACCGCGGGCTTCCCGCCCTCCACCGCGATCTTCCGCTGCTGGTCAGGGCCGCCAACTTCCAGTACGACGAGAACGCGCTCGATCACCTGGTGCTCTACGCCAACGCGATCGCCCCCAATCCGTTCGGGGCGGCGCGCCCAGGCCGCACATGA
- a CDS encoding AIPR family protein, with the protein MGRLHVTQIERRLDDTVNKHIDMSDVPFTGDQLRASSLSRGLAAFIVMKVANVDPLTAANSVTDEGGDNGIDAVIALALERRIVMVQAKWASDSRGSAEKADILKFRKGVDDFVSGDWSKFGPKFNAKKSELEPLLYDPSLRIEMIFCHLGTGVLSAESALLMDEYLDDMNNPTEIGSFLYLNQGQVHRMLVDDVVKTKVNLDVELSDWGTLEQEPIAFYGHVSGETIAGWYIENGSSLLSQNVRVLIPDSEVNDGLVATLTDTPGKFWYFNNGLTVLCDRISKAPLGGADRRLGRFTVEGASIVNGAQTAGSLARFSAAAGDLAEVRVLVRFISLENSPADFAKDVTRATNTQNRIGGREFVALDPEQARLRDEFAVAGMTYAFRTGEEAPSPSDGCDVVEATVGLACLHSAQLATQAKREISRLWDDISRAPYRTLFNPSTNYVRVWRSIQVLRMTEDLLRRAREKLDGREKLIATHGNRVVLHLLFRRCDTSSIGDPDHDWESELEKIKGEFEGILEKVFAIVEGEFPGYPASLFKNASKVQSLVYRVLES; encoded by the coding sequence ATGGGGCGACTGCACGTAACGCAGATCGAGCGCAGGCTCGACGATACCGTGAACAAGCACATCGACATGTCCGATGTCCCGTTCACCGGCGACCAGCTCCGAGCCTCATCGTTGAGTCGAGGTCTGGCTGCGTTCATCGTAATGAAGGTCGCCAACGTGGATCCTCTGACCGCAGCCAATAGCGTGACGGACGAGGGTGGCGATAATGGGATCGATGCGGTTATTGCGCTCGCTCTTGAACGCAGGATCGTAATGGTTCAGGCAAAGTGGGCTTCAGACAGTCGGGGGAGTGCAGAGAAAGCCGACATTCTGAAGTTCCGCAAAGGCGTGGACGATTTCGTATCAGGTGATTGGTCCAAGTTTGGCCCGAAGTTTAACGCAAAGAAGTCTGAACTTGAGCCGTTGCTCTACGACCCGTCTCTGAGAATTGAGATGATCTTCTGTCATTTGGGGACGGGCGTCCTCTCTGCCGAGTCGGCCCTTCTGATGGACGAATACCTGGACGACATGAACAATCCAACCGAGATCGGATCGTTCCTGTATCTGAACCAGGGGCAGGTACACCGAATGTTGGTTGACGATGTCGTCAAGACCAAAGTAAACCTCGACGTGGAACTATCTGACTGGGGAACGCTTGAACAGGAGCCGATTGCATTCTACGGTCACGTCAGTGGCGAGACAATCGCCGGGTGGTACATTGAGAACGGCAGCTCACTGCTATCGCAGAACGTTCGTGTGCTGATTCCAGATTCTGAAGTCAACGATGGACTCGTGGCGACCCTAACGGACACGCCCGGAAAGTTCTGGTACTTCAACAATGGCCTGACAGTTCTGTGTGATCGAATATCGAAGGCACCTCTTGGTGGCGCCGATCGTCGCTTAGGCCGCTTTACTGTCGAGGGTGCATCGATAGTCAACGGAGCGCAGACCGCGGGCTCGCTTGCACGGTTCTCCGCTGCCGCTGGCGACCTCGCCGAGGTGAGAGTTCTCGTCCGTTTTATCTCTCTCGAGAATTCTCCGGCTGACTTCGCGAAGGATGTTACTCGGGCGACGAACACTCAGAACCGCATCGGCGGCCGCGAATTTGTTGCGTTGGATCCAGAGCAGGCACGACTGCGAGACGAGTTTGCAGTCGCAGGTATGACTTACGCGTTTCGAACCGGTGAGGAGGCACCCTCTCCGTCCGATGGTTGCGACGTCGTGGAAGCCACGGTGGGGCTTGCTTGTTTGCATAGCGCTCAATTGGCGACGCAAGCCAAGAGGGAGATTAGTCGGTTGTGGGACGATATATCACGGGCGCCGTATCGGACTCTATTCAATCCGTCAACCAACTACGTGCGGGTTTGGCGGTCTATCCAGGTCCTTCGAATGACAGAGGATTTGCTCCGAAGGGCGCGAGAGAAACTCGATGGCCGCGAGAAGCTGATAGCCACCCACGGAAATCGGGTAGTTCTGCACTTGCTGTTCCGTCGATGCGACACTTCGTCAATAGGGGATCCCGACCACGACTGGGAATCAGAGCTGGAAAAGATCAAGGGAGAATTTGAGGGGATTCTTGAAAAGGTTTTCGCGATAGTTGAGGGGGAATTCCCGGGTTATCCTGCGAGCTTATTCAAGAACGCATCGAAGGTCCAGTCGTTGGTGTACCGAGTTCTCGAGAGCTGA
- a CDS encoding AAA family ATPase, translated as MAAHEVGMLKRTDAPTSDDPSRSPTSQPARTGSTSRGLIPGSTTAKALYQVWSGTPVTVVKSPPGAGKTALVVDVVRQLLTRAALTVYVVAPNNNQVAALAARLADALPADSVLVLAKKIKPEEVPAAVFAGDSERARHLAAAHVTVCTIARAMVQPPQCDVMVVDESYQSTHQQVRSAMAKADQVLLVGDPGQIGPVVTVRTDLYTGPTAPHLRAPDVFDRHPDAVVLTLPHTYRFGADTAQALAPLYDFGFGSARPPRSIIGLPELASIRVDGVEEGNTDEDLLQAVVRRAVGLVGRVADVDGELLPVTDGDVAVVASHNAQVALLRGMLAEQGHPDLLVGTADKLQGGQWEAVVAVDPLAGGVQGSHATSLGRLCVMASRHKSHLMWVHDGRWDRAVGVDASLSAADRLRAREVRQRLTEPSPAAHLPGHGDRDPAAAESNWSTR; from the coding sequence ATGGCCGCACACGAGGTCGGCATGCTCAAGCGCACCGATGCTCCGACGTCGGATGACCCGTCGCGGTCGCCGACCTCCCAACCCGCGCGAACCGGATCGACCAGTCGCGGACTGATCCCCGGGTCGACGACGGCGAAGGCGCTGTATCAGGTGTGGTCCGGCACGCCGGTGACGGTCGTGAAGTCGCCGCCCGGCGCCGGCAAGACCGCGCTGGTGGTCGACGTCGTCCGGCAGCTGCTGACCCGCGCCGCCCTCACCGTGTACGTCGTTGCGCCCAACAACAATCAGGTGGCCGCCCTGGCCGCTCGCCTCGCGGACGCCCTGCCCGCGGATTCGGTGCTGGTGCTGGCGAAGAAGATCAAGCCCGAGGAGGTGCCGGCCGCCGTCTTCGCGGGTGACTCGGAGCGAGCCAGACACCTCGCGGCCGCCCACGTCACCGTGTGCACGATCGCCCGGGCGATGGTCCAGCCGCCGCAGTGCGACGTGATGGTCGTCGACGAGTCCTACCAGTCCACGCACCAGCAGGTGCGGTCGGCGATGGCCAAGGCAGATCAGGTGCTGCTGGTGGGCGATCCCGGGCAGATCGGGCCGGTCGTCACGGTCCGCACGGATCTGTACACGGGGCCGACCGCGCCGCACCTGCGGGCACCGGACGTCTTCGACCGGCACCCGGATGCCGTCGTGTTGACTCTGCCGCACACCTACCGATTCGGCGCGGACACCGCGCAGGCGTTGGCGCCGCTGTATGACTTCGGTTTCGGCAGCGCCCGGCCGCCGCGGAGCATCATCGGCCTGCCCGAACTCGCCTCGATCCGAGTCGACGGCGTGGAGGAAGGGAACACCGACGAGGATCTGTTGCAGGCGGTGGTCCGCCGGGCGGTCGGCCTGGTCGGTCGGGTCGCGGACGTCGACGGCGAGCTCCTCCCGGTCACCGACGGGGACGTCGCCGTGGTCGCCTCGCACAACGCGCAGGTCGCGTTGCTGCGCGGCATGTTGGCCGAGCAGGGCCATCCCGACCTGTTGGTCGGCACCGCCGACAAGCTGCAGGGCGGCCAGTGGGAGGCGGTCGTCGCCGTCGACCCGCTCGCCGGGGGTGTGCAGGGCAGCCATGCCACCAGCCTGGGGCGCCTATGTGTCATGGCCAGCCGGCACAAGTCGCACCTGATGTGGGTGCACGACGGCCGCTGGGACCGGGCGGTCGGCGTCGACGCCAGTCTGTCCGCCGCCGATCGCCTTCGAGCGCGTGAGGTCCGCCAGCGACTGACCGAACCGTCCCCGGCAGCCCACCTGCCGGGTCACGGCGACCGGGATCCGGCGGCGGCCGAGTCGAACTGGAGCACACGATGA
- a CDS encoding DUF6287 domain-containing protein, whose amino-acid sequence MGGSLRGRALFLVTTVSVLSACTSHPNSETSPSASGRPTIESSSATTASTVAGDPTALTADSAEVTTSADAIAPGGHVALDTDPDLQQIAAGNYASLMGTWTEEAYAANPHDGTGEQWHQGRDGRTLDVTSNDIVYGSVTIHGGTLTYDAGNGPTSLPLSFRNEGEYLEASPVDQDVVINWLVRFYPNGTVDLNSDLLPNNGVTLDNSKNTIYIWSSNNGISEVFFQV is encoded by the coding sequence GTCAGTGCTATCCGCCTGCACATCGCACCCCAACTCCGAGACATCCCCCTCAGCGTCCGGACGTCCAACCATAGAAAGCTCGTCCGCAACGACGGCAAGCACCGTCGCAGGGGACCCGACAGCGCTTACGGCCGACAGCGCGGAGGTCACCACGTCCGCCGATGCGATCGCGCCCGGCGGCCATGTCGCGCTCGATACCGACCCGGACCTGCAACAAATAGCGGCCGGAAATTACGCCAGCCTCATGGGAACGTGGACCGAAGAGGCTTATGCTGCTAATCCTCACGACGGCACTGGCGAACAATGGCATCAAGGGCGTGACGGAAGAACGCTTGACGTTACCAGCAACGATATAGTTTATGGAAGCGTCACGATACACGGAGGTACCCTGACATACGACGCGGGTAACGGCCCGACATCTCTCCCCCTCTCCTTTCGAAATGAAGGGGAATATCTAGAGGCATCGCCCGTGGACCAGGATGTTGTTATTAACTGGCTTGTTAGGTTCTACCCTAACGGGACGGTCGACCTCAACTCCGATCTACTTCCCAACAATGGCGTGACCCTCGATAACTCGAAGAATACGATTTACATTTGGTCGAGCAATAACGGCATCTCCGAAGTATTCTTTCAGGTCTAG
- a CDS encoding FtsK/SpoIIIE domain-containing protein: MAAKLEDQYPGHVMSRFDVHLGLATLTRMDAPTIRCRGAVAQALGVKPWEVRCRPRADGGFDLGLPNRYMPSRHDGKLDEVATAVVGRPGWYVTVDPAALTASLIPSEPPTFPALIPYPLADLSTTDRDRLMFGRRLPAAGARLGSVAEIDWKAQAFALVAGLPGSGKSVTLNAIIAGSLASGSELCVIDLPAKSLDFAWCKDMVRPGGWGCDNAEAAVTALALVYAEGERRARVLAAEGVVNWLELPQERQFAPILVVVDEVTALLVPRRVPAGIPRDHPLKVEVDQENIPKAALDRFINKIVAELRFVGIRLVLSSQVANNSTGIGPSLKAKIGHKILVGSNPSRQARTQAFNDETSVPHVPPTIRADCDAAKGSGCAELEGTAPYVFKSFYAASDDYRAALLRLGVPTTGQPEPTARQIAQHTDSLRVDEALLAPRGARRGADADPDGEPVTDRNGRPLRGIAAANARSSRLQNRS; this comes from the coding sequence ATGGCGGCCAAGCTGGAGGACCAGTACCCGGGGCACGTGATGAGCCGGTTCGACGTCCACCTCGGGCTGGCAACTCTGACCAGGATGGACGCCCCGACGATCCGCTGCCGGGGGGCAGTGGCACAGGCTTTGGGCGTCAAGCCATGGGAGGTGCGGTGCCGTCCGCGCGCCGACGGCGGGTTCGACCTGGGCCTGCCCAACCGGTACATGCCGTCCCGCCATGACGGAAAGCTGGACGAGGTGGCGACCGCAGTGGTGGGGCGCCCGGGTTGGTACGTGACGGTCGACCCGGCCGCCCTGACCGCCTCGCTCATTCCGTCCGAACCGCCCACCTTCCCCGCCCTGATCCCCTACCCTCTGGCCGACCTTTCCACGACCGACCGGGACCGCCTGATGTTCGGTCGCCGACTTCCCGCGGCCGGCGCCCGTCTGGGCTCGGTGGCCGAGATCGACTGGAAGGCGCAGGCCTTCGCGCTCGTGGCGGGCCTGCCCGGCTCGGGCAAGTCGGTGACGTTGAATGCGATCATCGCCGGCTCGCTGGCCAGCGGCAGTGAGCTGTGCGTGATCGACCTGCCGGCCAAGTCGCTGGACTTCGCCTGGTGCAAAGACATGGTGCGCCCCGGCGGGTGGGGATGCGACAACGCCGAGGCCGCAGTCACCGCACTGGCGTTGGTGTACGCCGAGGGTGAGCGACGCGCCAGAGTGCTGGCCGCAGAGGGAGTCGTGAACTGGCTGGAACTCCCGCAGGAGCGGCAGTTCGCGCCGATCCTGGTGGTGGTCGACGAGGTCACGGCGCTGCTCGTACCGCGCCGCGTCCCGGCCGGCATCCCACGCGACCACCCGCTGAAGGTGGAGGTCGATCAGGAGAACATCCCGAAAGCCGCTCTCGACCGGTTCATCAACAAGATCGTCGCCGAACTCCGGTTCGTCGGCATCCGACTCGTCCTGTCCAGCCAGGTCGCGAACAACTCCACCGGCATCGGACCCAGCCTGAAAGCCAAGATCGGGCACAAGATCCTCGTCGGCTCCAATCCGTCCAGACAGGCCCGCACCCAGGCCTTCAACGACGAGACATCCGTCCCACACGTCCCGCCGACGATCCGGGCAGACTGCGACGCCGCGAAGGGAAGCGGCTGCGCAGAACTCGAGGGCACCGCACCGTACGTCTTCAAAAGCTTCTACGCCGCAAGCGACGACTACCGGGCCGCCCTCCTGCGGCTGGGCGTGCCGACCACTGGCCAGCCGGAGCCCACCGCGCGGCAGATCGCTCAGCACACCGATTCGCTGCGCGTCGACGAGGCACTCCTGGCCCCACGCGGCGCTCGCCGGGGCGCGGACGCCGATCCCGACGGCGAGCCGGTCACCGACAGGAACGGGCGGCCGCTTCGTGGAATCGCCGCCGCGAACGCCCGCAGCTCCCGCCTACAGAACCGGTCCTGA
- a CDS encoding vWA domain-containing protein: MSIQRPATRGPVSPTEDQHRALSRWRALALDQMPYMASMLFALQCSNFSGVDSFAVDRRMRLYVNFAALAGEPVMWTDTMCAQALLHECCHLFHEHAERAGDAGVGPNDHDRWNTAADAEINDDLRDAGCAELAAYGILPASLGQPDHRCAEIYYAATPASPPTPRGAGAPAGQPGAASGEPYQGCGPGAGGGPIPGAPGDDETEADDSAGAGVGPVERRRVRIATAASIRDHAAIRGRGSIPAGLHERAAETLAPPTVPWQQVLRADLAAAAACRRGNTDADWTRRSRRRRNVRLGAGRVVYPGTYSPQPRIAAVRDTSGSMSASDLAAVTAEIVGIAAALGIRGRDLRVLDVDAAVHEVVEYQGAVSISQVRGRGGTDMRVGIDAALSLRPAPSAVVVLTDGETPWPGQPARVPVIAAIVGQRTTQPPNWVRTVRINSTARRTQRQ; this comes from the coding sequence ATGAGCATCCAGCGTCCGGCAACCCGGGGACCGGTATCGCCGACCGAGGACCAGCACCGCGCCCTGTCCCGATGGCGGGCACTGGCCCTGGACCAGATGCCGTACATGGCGTCCATGCTGTTCGCGTTGCAGTGCAGCAACTTCAGCGGGGTCGACTCTTTCGCGGTGGACCGGCGGATGCGGCTGTATGTCAACTTCGCTGCGCTGGCCGGAGAGCCGGTGATGTGGACGGACACCATGTGCGCGCAGGCGCTGCTGCACGAGTGCTGCCATCTGTTCCACGAACATGCCGAACGAGCCGGTGACGCCGGTGTCGGGCCCAACGACCACGACCGGTGGAACACCGCCGCCGACGCGGAAATCAACGACGACCTGCGTGACGCCGGCTGCGCCGAGCTGGCCGCCTACGGCATCCTTCCCGCATCGCTGGGCCAGCCCGACCACCGGTGCGCGGAGATCTACTACGCCGCCACCCCGGCATCGCCGCCGACCCCACGCGGGGCCGGCGCCCCGGCGGGTCAACCCGGCGCAGCCAGCGGTGAGCCGTATCAAGGGTGCGGGCCGGGCGCCGGCGGCGGGCCGATCCCCGGCGCACCCGGAGACGACGAAACCGAAGCCGACGACTCGGCCGGCGCCGGGGTGGGCCCGGTCGAACGGCGACGCGTGCGGATCGCCACCGCGGCATCCATCCGCGATCACGCCGCGATTCGAGGGCGGGGCAGCATCCCGGCGGGTCTTCACGAACGGGCCGCCGAAACCCTCGCCCCGCCGACCGTGCCCTGGCAGCAGGTGCTCCGCGCCGACCTGGCCGCGGCCGCCGCCTGCCGCCGCGGCAACACGGACGCCGACTGGACCCGCCGGTCCCGCCGCCGCCGCAACGTCCGGCTCGGCGCCGGACGCGTCGTCTACCCGGGCACGTACTCGCCGCAGCCGCGGATCGCCGCGGTCCGCGACACCTCCGGGTCCATGTCGGCGTCCGACCTCGCCGCGGTCACCGCCGAGATCGTCGGCATCGCCGCCGCTCTCGGTATCCGTGGTCGCGACCTGCGGGTGCTGGACGTGGATGCGGCCGTGCATGAAGTGGTCGAGTACCAGGGCGCGGTGTCGATCAGCCAGGTCCGTGGACGCGGTGGCACCGACATGCGCGTCGGAATCGACGCCGCCCTGAGTCTGCGACCGGCACCGAGCGCGGTGGTCGTGCTCACCGACGGCGAAACCCCCTGGCCCGGCCAGCCGGCGCGGGTGCCCGTCATCGCAGCGATCGTCGGCCAGCGCACCACCCAGCCACCGAACTGGGTGCGGACCGTGCGGATCAACTCGACGGCCAGGCGAACCCAGCGCCAATAG
- a CDS encoding AAA family ATPase, translating to MSSQHPIHLRVLAAAVRANVPVLAWGEPGAGKSATMHQLGAAWGRHVETVVGSIRDAADISGLPIEVDGIVRNAPVDWAVRCAEADQALLFLDELTTCPPTVMNALLRVCQERVVGDLQLPDSVSIVAAANPPSMAVNGQELSAPIANRFLHLTWVSDHQAWWDGMFTDFAAASQPTMNDLIGRHRDEDALRARSEVVAFTRAHRSLIHQMPATVVDAGKPWPSMRSWHNAARVLGELPRDDVDAADLAVTGCVGEGAAIQFIGWRETASLYDPVAVLDDPGIVDWRHRPDVLYALLGSISVMGRADGTHPGRWDDAIAVMVAAGRADRADLAAATIRTLLAGRPKGSKIPDAARRVFSDLFTASGRWSSAA from the coding sequence ATGAGCAGCCAGCATCCGATCCACCTCCGTGTCCTCGCCGCCGCCGTCCGGGCCAACGTCCCGGTGCTGGCCTGGGGCGAACCCGGCGCCGGCAAGAGCGCCACCATGCACCAGCTCGGCGCCGCCTGGGGGCGGCACGTCGAAACCGTCGTCGGCTCCATCCGCGACGCCGCCGACATCTCCGGCCTGCCCATCGAGGTCGACGGCATCGTCCGCAACGCGCCCGTCGACTGGGCCGTCCGATGCGCCGAGGCCGACCAGGCGCTGCTTTTCCTCGACGAACTCACCACCTGCCCACCCACGGTGATGAACGCCCTGCTGCGGGTCTGCCAGGAGCGGGTGGTGGGCGACCTGCAACTGCCGGATTCCGTCTCGATCGTCGCCGCGGCGAACCCGCCGAGCATGGCGGTCAACGGGCAGGAACTGTCCGCGCCAATCGCCAACCGATTCCTGCACCTGACCTGGGTCAGCGACCACCAGGCCTGGTGGGACGGCATGTTCACCGACTTCGCCGCCGCCAGCCAACCCACGATGAACGACCTGATCGGCCGGCACCGCGACGAGGACGCGCTGCGGGCCCGATCCGAGGTGGTCGCGTTCACCCGGGCCCACCGCAGCCTGATCCACCAGATGCCCGCGACCGTCGTGGACGCCGGCAAGCCCTGGCCGTCGATGCGATCCTGGCACAACGCCGCCCGGGTCCTGGGCGAGCTGCCCCGTGACGACGTCGACGCCGCCGACCTGGCCGTCACCGGTTGCGTCGGCGAGGGCGCGGCCATCCAGTTCATCGGATGGCGGGAGACCGCCTCCCTGTATGACCCGGTCGCCGTGCTGGACGACCCAGGCATCGTGGACTGGCGGCACCGCCCGGACGTGCTCTATGCCCTGCTCGGGTCCATCAGCGTGATGGGCCGCGCGGACGGCACCCACCCGGGGCGGTGGGACGACGCCATCGCCGTGATGGTCGCCGCCGGGCGGGCGGATCGCGCCGACCTGGCTGCCGCCACCATCCGCACCCTGTTGGCCGGTCGACCCAAGGGCAGCAAGATTCCCGACGCCGCCCGTCGGGTGTTCAGCGACCTGTTCACCGCATCCGGTCGCTGGTCCAGCGCCGCCTGA
- a CDS encoding YfbU family protein has protein sequence MAVLNIRVDDRVRDHLKQMADVDGLTLSEFVRNLLLEAVVPIYEQEVEHGDEPAPESMRIFERQALSLLHRILARVLPEDANEDDGDPDYQLMRARLLEAGFAGSYWYEVAGFSTELSKRDCGRVSDILQMFRIITFSIDHLAKAGVLVDDELSYHLEFGGFDHNDALEGQMASYVDFLMRDSRWTELKPQINRHDNGNSHTLMLDTYLRMLSEFRRIMDGRKRGSGRLDYLLSCEELKRIVDAQIHPSNRNYDR, from the coding sequence ATGGCTGTACTGAACATCCGAGTCGACGATCGGGTCCGCGACCATCTCAAGCAGATGGCTGACGTCGACGGCCTCACGCTCAGCGAGTTTGTGCGAAACCTGCTGCTGGAGGCGGTAGTCCCCATTTACGAACAGGAGGTCGAACATGGCGACGAGCCTGCCCCGGAAAGCATGCGGATCTTCGAGAGGCAGGCGCTCTCGCTCTTGCACCGCATCCTCGCCCGGGTGCTGCCCGAAGATGCTAACGAAGACGATGGCGATCCCGATTACCAGCTCATGCGTGCGCGCCTTCTTGAAGCGGGTTTCGCTGGCTCGTATTGGTATGAAGTCGCCGGGTTTAGCACCGAACTGTCTAAGCGAGATTGCGGCCGCGTTTCGGACATTCTACAGATGTTCCGGATTATCACCTTCAGCATTGATCATCTGGCGAAGGCAGGGGTACTCGTCGATGATGAATTGTCGTACCACCTAGAGTTCGGGGGCTTCGATCACAACGACGCTCTCGAAGGTCAAATGGCAAGCTACGTAGACTTTCTCATGCGCGATAGTCGATGGACGGAGCTGAAGCCCCAGATTAATCGCCATGACAATGGGAACTCGCACACGCTGATGTTGGACACATACTTGCGCATGCTGTCCGAGTTCCGCCGGATCATGGACGGCCGTAAACGGGGATCGGGCCGGCTGGACTACCTCCTTTCCTGCGAGGAACTGAAGCGCATCGTCGACGCCCAAATCCACCCTTCGAACCGCAACTACGACCGGTGA